The following coding sequences are from one Streptomyces sp. NBC_00536 window:
- a CDS encoding DUF4240 domain-containing protein, protein MDETEFWEIVDRTREAAEGDPEEHADLLVERLTRLDPDSVLDFARHFESRYNRAYTWDLWGAAAVLLNGASDDAFDFFRCWLIGQGREVFEGAVHDPDHLAELLDDFDEEIDGDGEELGYAADEAYEQLTGAEPPDLGVPQQAAEPEGTVLDLEDEAGLAEHFPRLWERFGA, encoded by the coding sequence ATGGACGAGACGGAGTTCTGGGAGATCGTCGACCGTACCCGCGAGGCCGCCGAGGGCGACCCCGAGGAACACGCCGACCTGCTCGTCGAGCGGCTGACGCGGCTCGACCCTGACTCCGTCCTGGACTTCGCCCGGCACTTCGAGTCCCGGTACAACCGCGCGTACACCTGGGACCTGTGGGGCGCGGCCGCCGTCCTGCTGAACGGGGCGAGCGACGACGCCTTCGACTTCTTCCGCTGCTGGCTGATCGGCCAGGGCCGGGAGGTCTTCGAGGGCGCGGTGCACGACCCGGACCACCTCGCCGAGCTGCTGGACGACTTCGACGAGGAGATCGACGGGGACGGCGAGGAGCTGGGCTACGCGGCCGACGAGGCGTACGAGCAGCTCACCGGCGCGGAGCCGCCCGACCTGGGCGTCCCCCAGCAGGCCGCGGAGCCGGAGGGCACCGTGCTCGACCTCGAAGACGAGGCCGGGCTGGCGGAACACTTCCCCCGGCTCTGGGAACGCTTCGGCGCGTAG
- a CDS encoding SDR family NAD(P)-dependent oxidoreductase, translating to MNRYEGRRVLITGGGSGIGQATVHRILSEGGRVHTVDVSEAGLKATAEQAAADGHGAALTTAVLDISDEAAVRAGVAAAVEGLGGLDVLVNAAGILRSAHTHQTTLDFWNKVITVNLTGTFLMIREAIPALIEGDQPVVVNFSSTSATFAHPYMAAYAASKGGIQSMTHALAAEYSKQGVRFVAVAPGSIESGMTTGNGPGLPEDTDWSLFAKLAPALGQGFAGPQTVAGVVAMLGSEDGAFITGTEIRIDGGTHY from the coding sequence ATGAACCGTTACGAAGGACGTCGCGTCCTCATCACCGGCGGTGGCTCCGGCATCGGCCAGGCCACCGTCCACCGCATCCTCTCCGAGGGCGGCCGGGTCCACACCGTGGACGTCAGCGAGGCCGGCCTGAAGGCCACCGCCGAGCAGGCCGCGGCCGACGGGCACGGCGCAGCGCTCACCACCGCCGTCCTCGACATATCCGACGAAGCCGCCGTACGGGCGGGCGTGGCCGCGGCCGTCGAGGGCCTCGGGGGGCTCGACGTACTCGTCAACGCAGCCGGGATCCTGCGCTCCGCGCACACCCACCAGACCACGCTCGACTTCTGGAACAAGGTCATCACGGTCAACCTGACCGGCACCTTCCTGATGATCCGCGAGGCGATCCCGGCGCTGATCGAGGGCGACCAGCCGGTCGTCGTCAACTTCAGCTCCACCTCGGCGACCTTCGCCCACCCCTACATGGCGGCCTACGCGGCGAGCAAGGGCGGCATCCAGTCGATGACCCACGCCCTCGCCGCCGAGTACAGCAAGCAGGGCGTGCGCTTCGTCGCCGTCGCCCCGGGCTCCATCGAGAGCGGGATGACCACCGGCAACGGCCCCGGCCTGCCCGAGGACACCGACTGGAGCCTCTTCGCGAAGCTGGCCCCGGCCCTCGGCCAGGGCTTCGCCGGTCCGCAGACCGTCGCGGGCGTCGTGGCGATGCTCGGCTCGGAGGACGGCGCCTTCATCACCGGTACGGAGATCCGTATCGACGGCGGCACCCACTACTAG
- a CDS encoding TetR family transcriptional regulator: MRSPRPYSPQPGSGAQSLTERRKAATQLDIARAACELFAEHGPDGTTAEDIAHRAGVALRTFYRYFRNKQEAVAPLLAGGGDEWRALLAEERPGTPLAEALERAVTRSLTDPLVIGEGLEVTRGLLRAAAGDPALRAVWYRVNQESEEQLVPLIARLAGPDADALSVRLLAAAATDAIRVALEVWSTTDGPTQGPGSPATLAAQSLHALTGAMPLLR; encoded by the coding sequence GTGAGATCTCCCCGCCCGTACTCTCCCCAGCCCGGCTCCGGGGCACAGTCGCTGACCGAACGCCGCAAGGCCGCCACCCAGCTGGACATCGCCCGCGCCGCCTGCGAACTCTTCGCCGAACACGGCCCCGACGGCACCACCGCCGAGGACATCGCGCACCGCGCGGGTGTGGCGCTGCGCACGTTCTACCGCTACTTCCGCAACAAGCAGGAAGCCGTGGCACCGCTGCTCGCGGGCGGCGGAGACGAATGGCGCGCCCTGCTCGCCGAGGAACGCCCCGGCACCCCCCTGGCCGAGGCCCTGGAGCGCGCCGTCACCCGCTCCCTCACGGACCCCCTCGTCATAGGAGAGGGCCTGGAGGTCACCCGGGGCCTGCTCCGCGCGGCGGCGGGCGACCCCGCCCTGCGGGCCGTCTGGTACCGGGTCAACCAGGAGTCCGAGGAACAGCTGGTCCCCCTGATCGCCCGCCTCGCCGGCCCGGACGCGGACGCCCTGTCGGTCCGCCTCCTCGCCGCGGCGGCCACCGACGCGATCCGCGTGGCCCTGGAAGTCTGGTCCACCACCGACGGCCCCACCCAGGGCCCCGGCTCCCCCGCCACCCTCGCCGCCCAAAGCCTCCACGCCTTGACGGGCGCGATGCCGCTGCTGCGGTGA
- a CDS encoding wHTH domain-containing protein, whose translation MDEQGTVRNTVIGDEVAGVVVQAQTISNLSVWTSPPTPPGPDPAAADDWLRRADGAGVWRHVGGGRECRAGRDAVAAVLAVLAERRDVLEAELAADPWADPGLPSRFLEQIELLLGEPDRSPGFDLYPAEAALLVLLPFLHRVHYLERAALLAGIRPWSLRPEEAAGPDRRAYEVFVDQDETLVQRALRSPEGEAQAQAGWWLFHRWLVQQREFADPRSVAGLLEGLGAGAAASLGEVLAPRRITALLQGLRRGPDVCHPEFLGQLAAEERVRTADGPQLIREQRLMLLGALGHAMTPGMTAMPGIVAEHLAIPHPVNLVELHRTLREAAWGGSPELPVLRAECRHEAVVEGLREYVGRVDEVLDAVRRTARDRITDPLPVLPVRLSADAVTAADGAFDGYARFRSDGRRFRDLAMGIELYKDRDLAVRELYQNALDACRYRRARSEYLDRTHPPAGRHQSGYEGRISFVQGVDADGVGYLECTDNGVGMGEAELRGVFAQAGARFAEQLEFKLERAAWEALDPPVTLYPNSRFGIGVLSYFMLADEVSVTTCRMAPDGSFGPVYEVSICGPGHLFRIVKTALRGREAGTTIRLRLRPGLLPEGWSSVGVLERLLGIAEFETTAEDGGEGTVWPAGRFKPRADYDPREFGLSASGTVREWVGAPAGAHVLWCERGGALLVDGLVVDPVESAGVLAGRGLVGAVINLTGPWSPARLSVDRRNVIDDVEPVVRGLLEGAAHVLAGGEPEFSDYAWLCRVATASAPLADIVTTALAASGRRFLVGGAALGGGDVGFFPADVFILRSGRRMGDLDTSEVEWLDTVPDHILLWRVLAQRPQATMSTLVECCPEVGEVQGLRSALPSDQVLVRNSKVHLDLNDIARIARGFRADPRDVARQADALGFPGLSPANWTRDARLTTVDSRVFDAISGGIRPDCGPVTTAALMVAVRECRKGPAEAAAHLRGFGCEVPQDVVEMCETAEHEPLIRLDPKRHGGACFMPGSEVPAGHLAKASLDSGLAVSEVCLRLAAHGLRPDAAGLPEHPGEELVALLSVGGNGKPSWLERSRAATPGHVLAVAQRSQERPGEVIDRLEALGFGGPRVMAPHVAQADVDVLSDRVNTGFLDPEEPLSYVQVFDGFWESPERMRHRIARLRAYGFRVPLEVPKRPTDLDRDVLHGGIFPWHVLDVGATVPLAHVVAVAYELQVTPAVLARRLQVYRLQVSHASLPEGLSEREAWKLIGMSRKAEGDVPTSRDFSLQVLCEAAEERGKTLHEIVELLRQLGLDVPDPAQTIRAALARVPRA comes from the coding sequence GTGGACGAGCAGGGGACGGTGCGCAACACCGTGATCGGCGACGAGGTCGCCGGGGTGGTGGTGCAGGCGCAGACGATCTCGAACCTGTCGGTGTGGACGTCGCCGCCCACCCCGCCGGGGCCGGACCCGGCGGCGGCCGACGACTGGCTGCGGAGGGCGGACGGAGCCGGGGTCTGGCGGCACGTGGGCGGCGGCCGCGAGTGCCGGGCCGGCCGGGACGCGGTGGCCGCAGTACTGGCCGTGCTCGCCGAGCGGCGGGACGTGCTGGAAGCGGAACTGGCGGCGGACCCGTGGGCCGATCCCGGGCTCCCTTCGCGTTTCCTGGAGCAGATCGAACTGCTGCTGGGCGAACCGGACCGCAGCCCCGGCTTCGACCTGTACCCCGCCGAGGCGGCCCTGCTGGTGCTGCTGCCCTTCCTGCACCGGGTGCACTACCTGGAGCGGGCCGCCCTGCTGGCCGGGATCCGCCCCTGGAGCCTGCGGCCCGAGGAGGCCGCCGGGCCGGACCGCAGGGCGTACGAGGTCTTCGTCGACCAGGACGAGACGCTGGTGCAGCGGGCCCTGCGGAGCCCGGAGGGGGAGGCGCAGGCGCAGGCGGGGTGGTGGCTGTTCCACCGCTGGCTGGTCCAGCAGCGCGAGTTCGCCGACCCCCGGTCGGTGGCCGGTCTGCTCGAAGGCCTGGGCGCAGGGGCCGCCGCCTCGCTTGGTGAGGTGCTCGCCCCGCGCCGGATCACCGCCCTGCTCCAGGGCCTGCGGCGCGGGCCCGACGTGTGCCATCCCGAGTTCCTGGGCCAGCTCGCCGCCGAGGAACGGGTCCGCACCGCGGACGGTCCCCAGCTGATCCGCGAACAGCGGCTGATGCTGCTGGGGGCGCTCGGGCACGCCATGACCCCCGGCATGACCGCGATGCCCGGGATCGTCGCCGAGCACCTCGCCATCCCGCACCCCGTGAACCTCGTCGAGCTGCACCGGACCCTGCGGGAGGCGGCCTGGGGCGGCTCCCCCGAGCTGCCGGTGCTGCGGGCGGAGTGCCGCCACGAGGCCGTGGTCGAGGGGCTCCGCGAATACGTGGGGCGGGTCGACGAGGTGCTCGACGCGGTCCGGCGCACCGCCCGGGACCGGATCACCGATCCCCTGCCGGTCCTGCCCGTGCGGCTGTCCGCGGACGCCGTGACGGCGGCGGACGGGGCCTTCGACGGGTACGCGAGGTTCCGCAGCGACGGCAGGCGGTTCCGGGACCTGGCCATGGGCATCGAGCTGTACAAGGACCGCGACCTGGCGGTCCGCGAGCTGTACCAGAACGCGCTGGACGCCTGCCGGTACCGGCGGGCGCGCAGCGAATACCTCGACCGGACCCACCCGCCCGCCGGGCGCCACCAGAGCGGCTACGAGGGACGGATCTCCTTCGTCCAGGGGGTCGACGCGGACGGCGTCGGCTACCTGGAGTGCACCGACAACGGCGTCGGCATGGGCGAGGCGGAACTCCGCGGGGTCTTCGCCCAGGCGGGCGCGCGCTTCGCCGAACAGCTGGAGTTCAAGCTGGAACGGGCGGCCTGGGAGGCCCTGGACCCTCCGGTCACCCTCTATCCGAACAGCCGGTTCGGGATCGGGGTGCTCAGCTACTTCATGCTGGCCGACGAGGTCAGCGTCACCACCTGCCGGATGGCCCCGGACGGCAGCTTCGGCCCGGTTTACGAGGTGTCCATCTGCGGCCCCGGCCACCTGTTCCGCATCGTCAAGACCGCCCTGCGCGGGCGCGAGGCGGGGACGACCATCCGGCTGAGGCTGCGCCCGGGGCTGCTGCCGGAGGGGTGGTCCAGTGTGGGGGTGCTGGAACGGCTGCTGGGGATCGCCGAGTTCGAGACGACGGCGGAGGACGGTGGCGAGGGCACCGTCTGGCCCGCCGGCCGGTTCAAGCCCCGGGCGGACTACGACCCGCGCGAGTTCGGGCTGTCGGCGTCTGGCACGGTGCGGGAATGGGTCGGAGCTCCGGCCGGTGCGCACGTCCTGTGGTGTGAGCGCGGGGGCGCGCTGCTGGTGGACGGGCTGGTGGTGGACCCCGTCGAGAGCGCTGGGGTGCTTGCCGGGCGCGGCCTGGTCGGTGCGGTGATCAACCTGACCGGCCCGTGGTCCCCGGCCCGGCTCTCGGTGGACCGCAGGAACGTCATCGACGATGTCGAGCCGGTCGTACGAGGGCTGTTGGAGGGTGCCGCGCACGTCCTCGCGGGCGGTGAGCCGGAATTCTCGGACTACGCGTGGCTGTGCCGGGTCGCTACCGCGAGCGCGCCGCTGGCGGACATCGTGACAACCGCGCTGGCAGCGAGCGGACGGCGCTTCCTCGTGGGGGGTGCGGCCCTGGGAGGAGGCGACGTGGGTTTCTTCCCGGCCGATGTCTTCATCCTCCGGTCCGGCAGGAGGATGGGCGACCTGGACACATCGGAGGTGGAATGGCTCGATACCGTGCCCGACCACATCCTTCTCTGGCGGGTCCTCGCCCAACGCCCGCAAGCCACGATGTCCACGCTGGTGGAATGCTGTCCCGAGGTCGGTGAGGTACAGGGGCTCCGCAGCGCACTGCCCTCCGATCAGGTGCTGGTGCGGAACAGCAAGGTGCATCTGGATCTCAATGACATCGCTCGTATCGCGCGGGGATTCCGGGCGGACCCGCGGGACGTCGCCCGGCAGGCCGATGCTCTCGGTTTTCCCGGACTCTCTCCTGCGAACTGGACGCGGGACGCCCGTCTGACCACGGTCGACAGCCGCGTTTTTGACGCGATTTCTGGCGGAATCCGTCCGGACTGCGGGCCGGTCACGACCGCCGCCCTCATGGTGGCCGTGCGCGAGTGCCGGAAGGGGCCCGCCGAAGCGGCCGCCCATCTGCGCGGGTTCGGCTGCGAGGTGCCGCAGGACGTGGTGGAGATGTGCGAGACGGCCGAGCATGAGCCTCTGATCCGGCTCGACCCGAAGCGTCACGGCGGTGCGTGCTTCATGCCCGGGTCCGAGGTTCCCGCCGGGCACCTCGCCAAGGCGAGCCTGGACTCCGGGCTGGCCGTCTCCGAAGTCTGCCTACGGCTCGCAGCCCATGGCCTCCGGCCGGACGCCGCCGGGCTCCCGGAACACCCAGGGGAGGAGCTCGTCGCACTGCTGAGCGTGGGCGGGAACGGGAAGCCGTCCTGGTTGGAGCGGTCCCGCGCCGCGACACCCGGCCATGTCCTCGCGGTCGCGCAACGGTCGCAGGAGCGGCCGGGAGAGGTAATCGACCGTCTGGAGGCGCTCGGGTTCGGTGGCCCCCGGGTGATGGCGCCCCACGTGGCGCAAGCGGACGTCGACGTTCTGTCCGACAGGGTGAACACCGGATTCCTCGACCCGGAAGAGCCGCTCTCCTACGTCCAGGTCTTCGACGGATTCTGGGAATCGCCGGAGAGGATGCGGCACCGGATCGCCCGGCTGAGGGCGTACGGGTTCCGGGTGCCGCTGGAGGTACCGAAGCGCCCGACCGATCTGGACCGGGACGTACTGCACGGGGGCATCTTTCCCTGGCATGTCCTCGACGTCGGTGCGACGGTACCCCTCGCCCATGTGGTCGCCGTCGCCTACGAGTTGCAAGTCACGCCCGCGGTGTTGGCGAGGCGCCTGCAGGTCTACCGGCTCCAAGTGTCCCACGCCTCCCTGCCGGAGGGACTGTCCGAGCGAGAGGCGTGGAAGCTGATCGGGATGAGCAGGAAGGCGGAGGGTGACGTGCCGACATCGCGTGACTTCTCCCTCCAGGTCCTGTGCGAAGCGGCCGAGGAGCGGGGCAAGACCCTGCACGAGATCGTGGAACTGCTCCGGCAGTTGGGCCTGGACGTGCCCGACCCCGCGCAGACCATCCGGGCCGCGCTGGCGCGCGTACCCCGGGCCTAG
- the glnA gene encoding type I glutamate--ammonia ligase, with protein MFQNADEVKKYIADNDVKMVDVRFCDLPGVMQHFTIPAGVFNPDDELAFDGSSIRGFQAIHESDMALRADLSTARMDPFRKDKTLNINFFIHDPITGEAYSRDPRNIAKKAEAYLASTGIADTAYFGPEAEFYVFDNVRFATSANESFYHIDSEAGAWNTGSTENNRGYKVRYKGGYFPVAPVDHFADLRAEISLELDAQGLQVERQHHEVGTGGQAEINYKFNTLLAAADDLMLFKYIVKNVAWRNGKTATFMPKPIFGDNGSGMHVHQSLWANGDPLFYDESGYAGLSDTARYYIGGILKHAPSLLAFTNPTVNSYHRLVPGFEAPVNMVYSQRNRSAAMRIPITGSNPKAKRVEFRAPDPSSNPYLAFSALLLAGLDGVKNKIEPMEPIDKDLYELSPDEHASVPQVPTSLDAVLRALEEDNEYLQAGGVFTSDLIETWIDYKRTHEIAPIALRPHPHEFELYFDL; from the coding sequence ATGTTCCAGAACGCCGACGAAGTGAAGAAGTACATCGCAGACAACGACGTCAAGATGGTCGACGTCCGTTTCTGTGACCTGCCCGGCGTGATGCAGCACTTCACGATCCCGGCCGGCGTCTTCAACCCGGACGATGAACTGGCGTTCGACGGCTCTTCGATCCGCGGCTTCCAGGCGATCCACGAGTCCGACATGGCGCTGCGCGCCGACCTGTCGACGGCCCGTATGGACCCGTTCCGCAAGGACAAGACGCTCAACATCAACTTCTTCATCCACGACCCGATCACGGGCGAGGCCTACAGCCGCGACCCGCGCAACATCGCGAAGAAGGCCGAGGCGTACCTCGCCTCCACCGGCATCGCCGACACCGCGTACTTCGGCCCCGAGGCCGAGTTCTACGTGTTCGACAACGTGCGCTTCGCGACCAGCGCGAACGAGAGCTTCTACCACATCGACTCCGAGGCCGGCGCCTGGAACACGGGCTCGACCGAGAACAACCGCGGCTACAAGGTCCGCTACAAGGGCGGTTACTTCCCCGTCGCCCCGGTCGACCACTTCGCCGACCTGCGCGCCGAGATCTCCCTCGAACTGGACGCCCAGGGCCTCCAGGTCGAGCGCCAGCACCACGAGGTCGGCACCGGCGGCCAGGCCGAGATCAACTACAAGTTCAACACGCTGCTCGCCGCGGCCGACGACCTCATGCTCTTCAAGTACATCGTGAAGAACGTCGCCTGGCGCAACGGCAAGACCGCGACCTTCATGCCGAAGCCGATCTTCGGCGACAACGGCTCGGGCATGCACGTGCACCAGTCGCTGTGGGCGAACGGCGACCCGCTGTTCTACGACGAGTCCGGCTACGCGGGCCTCTCGGACACCGCCCGCTACTACATCGGCGGCATCCTCAAGCACGCCCCGTCGCTCCTCGCCTTCACCAACCCGACGGTGAACTCGTACCACCGCCTGGTGCCCGGCTTCGAGGCCCCGGTCAACATGGTCTACTCGCAGCGCAACCGCTCCGCCGCCATGCGCATCCCGATCACGGGCTCGAACCCGAAGGCCAAGCGCGTCGAGTTCCGCGCCCCGGACCCGTCGTCCAACCCGTACCTCGCCTTCTCGGCGCTGCTGCTCGCGGGCCTCGACGGTGTCAAGAACAAGATCGAGCCGATGGAGCCGATCGACAAGGACCTCTACGAGCTCTCGCCCGACGAGCACGCGAGCGTCCCGCAGGTCCCGACCTCCCTCGACGCGGTGCTGCGCGCGCTGGAGGAGGACAACGAGTACCTCCAGGCCGGCGGCGTCTTCACGTCCGACCTGATCGAGACCTGGATCGACTACAAGCGCACCCACGAGATCGCCCCGATCGCGCTGCGCCCGCACCCGCACGAGTTCGAGCTGTACTTCGACCTCTAA
- a CDS encoding RDD family protein, whose protein sequence is MDNRQAIGSWLSGPRAAAEDMGADFGYPGQQLGLPKEGPGSVARFGRRLGAVAIDWFGCQVIAYGLIARGDMTATGNWTLGLFVTLAVLTVGTVGFTPGKRILGLRVISENGGRLGFGRVVLRTLLLALVVPAVIWDRDARGLHDRLSRAVQVRI, encoded by the coding sequence GTGGACAACAGGCAAGCAATCGGATCGTGGCTCTCCGGCCCGCGCGCGGCCGCCGAGGACATGGGCGCCGACTTCGGGTACCCGGGCCAGCAGCTCGGCCTCCCCAAGGAGGGCCCGGGTTCCGTGGCCCGCTTCGGCCGCAGGCTGGGCGCCGTGGCCATCGACTGGTTCGGCTGCCAGGTGATCGCGTACGGCCTGATCGCGCGGGGCGACATGACCGCGACGGGCAACTGGACCCTGGGGCTCTTCGTGACGCTGGCCGTCCTGACGGTGGGCACCGTGGGCTTCACCCCCGGCAAGCGGATCCTCGGACTCCGGGTGATCTCGGAGAACGGCGGCCGCCTCGGCTTCGGCCGCGTGGTGCTGCGCACCCTGCTGCTGGCCCTGGTCGTCCCGGCGGTCATCTGGGACCGCGACGCCCGCGGCCTGCACGACCGCCTCTCCCGCGCCGTCCAGGTCCGTATCTGA
- a CDS encoding DUF4191 domain-containing protein, with product MARKSNAETAANPGRLKQIALTYKMTRKADPKVGLIVAGVGIVTLGVFLGIGFLIGHPVYLGILGLLVAFLAMAIIFGRRAEAAAFGQMEGQPGAAAAVLDNVGRGWTTTPAIAMSRQQDIVHRAVGKAGVVLVAEGNPNRVKSLLAAEKKKLARIMPDIPVHDIIVGTGEGEVPLKKVRTTLLKLPRVLQGPQITAVNDKLRAMGDLMSNMPIPKGPIPGRGARGGQRPPRG from the coding sequence ATGGCGAGGAAGTCAAACGCAGAGACTGCTGCGAACCCCGGGCGACTGAAGCAGATCGCCCTGACGTACAAGATGACCCGTAAGGCCGACCCCAAGGTCGGTCTCATCGTCGCGGGCGTGGGAATCGTCACCCTTGGTGTCTTCCTCGGGATCGGCTTCCTGATCGGCCACCCGGTCTACCTGGGCATCCTGGGTCTCCTGGTGGCGTTCCTGGCGATGGCGATCATCTTCGGACGGCGTGCCGAGGCCGCCGCCTTCGGGCAGATGGAGGGCCAGCCGGGCGCCGCCGCGGCGGTACTGGACAACGTGGGGCGGGGCTGGACCACCACCCCCGCCATCGCGATGAGCCGCCAGCAGGACATCGTGCACCGCGCGGTCGGCAAGGCCGGCGTCGTGCTCGTGGCCGAGGGCAACCCGAACCGGGTCAAGAGCCTGCTCGCCGCCGAGAAGAAGAAGCTGGCGCGCATCATGCCGGACATCCCGGTGCACGACATCATCGTCGGCACGGGCGAGGGCGAGGTCCCGCTCAAGAAGGTGCGCACGACGCTCCTCAAGCTCCCGCGCGTCCTGCAGGGCCCGCAGATCACCGCGGTGAACGACAAGCTCCGTGCCATGGGTGACCTGATGAGCAACATGCCCATCCCCAAGGGTCCGATCCCGGGCCGCGGCGCCCGGGGCGGTCAGCGGCCGCCGCGCGGCTGA
- a CDS encoding SCO2195 family GlnR-regulated protein, with the protein MQAAPVRAIAIPSFTDAFRGIESLLMSGARRNAWTAVLEDRRRAKDRVETEHVLEAAATRTPQAT; encoded by the coding sequence ATGCAGGCCGCGCCCGTTCGCGCCATCGCCATCCCGTCGTTCACCGATGCCTTCCGGGGCATCGAGTCGCTGCTCATGAGCGGCGCCCGGCGCAACGCCTGGACGGCGGTCCTCGAAGACCGTCGCAGGGCCAAGGACCGGGTCGAAACCGAGCACGTACTCGAGGCCGCGGCGACCCGGACCCCGCAGGCCACGTAA
- the lipA gene encoding lipoyl synthase, producing the protein MSAVAPDGRKMLRLEVRNAQTPIERKPEWIKTRAKMGPEYTKMQALVKGEGLHTVCQEAGCPNIYECWEDREATFLIGGDQCTRRCDFCQIDTGKPEALDRDEPRRVGESVVTMDLNYATITGVARDDLPDGGAWLYAETVRQIHQQTAERAGGHTKVELLAPDFNAVPELLEEVFASRPEVFAHNVETVPRIFKRIRPGFRYERSLDVITKAREYGLVTKSNLILGMGEEREEVTQALKDLHAAGCELITITQYLRPSSRHHPVERWVKPAEFVELAKEAEDIGFSGVMSGPLVRSSYRAGRLYQQAMDHRTTA; encoded by the coding sequence GTGTCCGCAGTCGCACCCGACGGACGCAAGATGCTGCGCCTGGAGGTCCGTAACGCCCAGACGCCCATCGAGCGCAAGCCCGAGTGGATCAAGACCCGGGCGAAAATGGGTCCCGAGTACACCAAGATGCAGGCCCTGGTGAAGGGCGAAGGACTGCACACGGTGTGCCAGGAAGCGGGCTGTCCGAACATTTACGAATGCTGGGAGGACCGCGAGGCCACCTTCCTCATCGGTGGCGACCAGTGCACCCGGCGCTGTGACTTCTGCCAGATCGACACGGGCAAGCCCGAGGCCCTCGACCGCGACGAGCCGCGCCGCGTGGGCGAGTCCGTGGTCACCATGGACCTGAACTACGCCACCATCACCGGTGTCGCCCGCGACGACCTGCCCGACGGCGGCGCCTGGCTGTACGCCGAGACCGTGCGCCAGATCCACCAGCAGACGGCGGAGCGCGCGGGCGGCCACACCAAGGTCGAGCTGCTCGCCCCGGACTTCAACGCGGTCCCGGAGCTGCTGGAGGAGGTCTTCGCCTCCCGCCCCGAGGTCTTCGCGCACAACGTCGAGACGGTCCCGCGGATCTTCAAGCGGATCCGCCCCGGCTTCCGCTACGAGCGCTCGCTCGACGTGATCACCAAGGCGCGCGAGTACGGCCTGGTCACCAAGTCGAACCTGATCCTCGGCATGGGCGAGGAGCGCGAGGAAGTCACCCAGGCGCTCAAGGACCTGCACGCCGCGGGTTGCGAACTCATCACGATCACCCAGTACCTGCGGCCCTCGTCGCGGCACCACCCCGTGGAGCGCTGGGTGAAGCCGGCCGAGTTCGTGGAGCTGGCGAAGGAGGCCGAGGACATCGGCTTCTCCGGTGTGATGTCGGGTCCGCTGGTGCGTTCCTCGTACCGCGCCGGCCGGCTGTACCAGCAGGCGATGGACCACCGGACGACCGCGTGA
- the lipB gene encoding lipoyl(octanoyl) transferase LipB gives MAELRFVHLGFGPDAVEYTEAWEEQRRVHAARFADETEDTCLLLEHLPVYTAGRRTADSERPLDGTPVVDVDRGGKITWHGPGQLVGYPIMKLPRPVDVVAHVRRLEDALIRTAADFGLETTRVEGRSGVWVLGDPVEDRPKIGGLSLDFDPRLADEEFDPRLNGPEYAPSNAGQRREDRKLAAIGIRVAKGVTMHGFAINVNPDNTWFDRIVPCGIRDAGVTSLSYELGREITIAEVLPVIEGHLKDVLEGAEPRPRVVEPAAS, from the coding sequence GTGGCTGAGCTGCGGTTTGTCCATCTGGGCTTCGGGCCGGATGCCGTCGAGTACACCGAGGCCTGGGAAGAGCAGCGGCGGGTCCACGCCGCGCGCTTCGCGGACGAGACCGAGGACACCTGTCTGCTGCTGGAGCACCTGCCGGTCTACACGGCGGGCCGGCGCACGGCCGACAGTGAGCGCCCCCTCGACGGCACCCCGGTGGTCGACGTGGACCGCGGCGGCAAGATCACCTGGCACGGCCCCGGCCAGCTCGTCGGCTACCCGATCATGAAGCTGCCCCGCCCGGTGGACGTGGTCGCCCACGTCCGGCGGCTGGAGGACGCGCTGATCCGCACCGCCGCCGATTTCGGCCTGGAGACCACCCGGGTCGAGGGCCGCTCCGGCGTCTGGGTGCTCGGCGACCCCGTCGAGGACCGGCCGAAGATCGGCGGGCTGTCCCTGGACTTCGACCCGCGCCTCGCGGACGAGGAGTTCGACCCCCGGCTGAACGGGCCGGAGTACGCCCCCTCCAACGCCGGCCAGCGCCGCGAGGACCGCAAGCTCGCCGCGATAGGCATCCGGGTCGCCAAGGGCGTCACGATGCACGGCTTCGCGATCAACGTGAACCCCGACAACACCTGGTTCGACCGGATCGTCCCCTGCGGCATCCGCGACGCCGGTGTGACCTCGCTCTCGTACGAACTGGGCCGCGAGATCACCATCGCCGAGGTGCTGCCGGTCATCGAGGGCCACCTGAAGGACGTCCTGGAGGGCGCCGAGCCGCGGCCGCGCGTCGTGGAGCCCGCGGCCTCCTGA